A window of Vanessa cardui chromosome 16, ilVanCard2.1, whole genome shotgun sequence genomic DNA:
ataatatactttaactttcccaataaataattaaaacaaatagagaTATGCTCCACAAACCTCGTCTATATTTCTTAACCACTTGACAATATCATCAAatgttttttcatttgttatgtCGTAAACGAGCATTATCCCCATCGCCCCACGGTAGTAGGAAGTGGTGATTGTGTGGAATCGTTCTTGCCCAGCTGTGTCCCAAATTTGGAGCTTGATTTTTTTACCACGAAGTTCTactgttttgattttgaaatctaTGCCTGAGGAAATAAAAGagaattacattaataaaaacaagttttgTTACAcaccttaataaaatattaaaataaaattccatcACAATATAATCATTGTTTTTTACAGTTTGAAAAATGTATGTTTCATATTCATAcgacataaatttaatttgatttaataatgagATACAATAGTAAATAGATATAAAGTTAAACACTGCAcggacataaaaatataaagatggTTCAGTTTCATACCAATAGTGGAAATAAATGTCGTTGTGAAGTGATTATCTGAAAACCTAAACAATATACAAGTTTTGCCAACACCAGAGTCACCAATGAGGAGCAGTTTAAATAACAGATCATAAGTTTTCTTggccattttattattttgtatagaaaAAACGTagctattttatacaaaaatcattCGATCAGAAATGTGACAGCTAATACTTCAGTTCAACCTCAGCCATGCAAAATTATtgcaatatgtaaaaaaaacatcagtgtttttaatttttattcaaagataCTATAAAAAGTCAAGTGAGCTACTccaaaaatatgaactaaagtGGCACAAAAAATACTcggtttgtaataattataatcttattacTTGTGCtgttacgattttattttaagggTTGTATTCttgtaaacctttttttttatacaaacactTTAATATGCATACATCTgcaaattaagtaatatttaacacGACACTATTCTCTATACGATAACCCGTGGACGTGCCAGCGTACATAGATTCGAAATAAATGTTAAGTTAATCTAGCATATTCATTATCTACCATACCTATAGAATCTGTGGACTGGATTCGACAAGTCTCTGTCATTACTTAGTTTCGTCTCTGTCATAAGCGGCGCGAAATCGTATCTTTTGCTCCGTTCTCTTTTTAGCTGTATTACATCGCGTCCTTTGCGTTTTGACGTTgtgttttcatttattgatCAAGTTTGGGATATTGGGGAAGTGGATCAATATCATAGTCTTGCGTACTTGCTTCGTATTTGACAAGGTTGTTAAATAGTGATGTTTTCAATGAGAAAATCTAAAACCAAGTTTTAAATGCCTAATGCTAGGATCAAGTAGTAAgtaaacaaatatcaaaatgcATCGACGAGGCGGGAAACGCATTCGGATGGATGATCCTCCGCCGGAGTATGTTAATCCCATGACTCCCGCAACCCCTATGACTGACTATGGCGGACAGTCTGTACATGAACCGGAAACACCCAATGTGAATTATTCGGGCTTTAATGTGGGAGCGGTCGCAAATTCTACCATAGCAGAAGCTCCTAGAGAAGAAAGTGAAGATCATACCGAGGAAGAGACCAGATCACCATCACCGGCCCCAACAAAACGTATAACACGAAGCAGAGGACGAGGGGGTGATGGTGGGTACGTCGGCAGATTAGCAGAGTCTCCTCCTCCCCCGCCTCTGCGAAGACGTGGTCGCGGCGGAAGAGGGCGAGGTCGGGGAAGAGGTGCTGCTCCTCCGCCAGCTTACTCACCGCCGCCCGTTCTACTACCGGGGGATGATGAAAACAGTCTCTACAATATCCTTCGCTTTAACAAAACAGCAATAAATGTAAGTTATATTGCATATCACTAAATATGCAAAACCATATTCCATTACTGGATCTGAATCTATTCAGTCATAATATCATGAAACAATCTTTATGAAAATTTCATCCTTAACTATTCTACTATTACTATTAAGcactttttttattgatgtttcTAATCAAATTTAAAGGTTCATGATTAAAAATGTTCTTATTCATATAGGTGAACACCAgtgaatttaatatacaaaaacaattttgatttaCATTACTTAATTTGagatttatagtttttattactaaaaagaagcaacaatgacaaattattattacaaaacctGCAACATTATGTTAACTCTGCAACttttatggaaataaaataaataatattgtggaTTATGACAGCATCATTGATACtattttgttcaattaaaaGATAAAGTAACTAAGACTATTTGAAGCATATTTAGatatagaaaatttaaactagaaaaaagttaaaaagagttactaattacaaattatctaaaataaatcttaagatttttatgaataaataatttcaatcaatgagtttttttaatatattagtattgtgAAATTTAACTAACcatgtacataataatttaatgcaaTGTCGTGTTTGTAGCAAGTGGTAGACATGTGGATAGAGGAGTACAAGAGCAACAGGGAGAGTGCTCTGGTGCAGTTGATGCAATTCTTTATTAACTCTTCTGGTTGCCGCGGCAAGGTCACCCCCGACATGGCTCAGATGGACCACACTCTTATTATCAAGAAGATGACACAAGAATTTGATGAGGTATTGTCATTGTATTATGGAATCAAAAAATagtcttgattattatttcagaTCTGACAGATGGTGATGATTCATGGCCTATATAAATATTCAGGTTACAGTTACTAATATAAAGTCCAGTATACTTTCCACTCATCGCCTGTTCTACCAGTAATCAGCTATAGTTAGCATTTGTGTAAAATTTAcactcaataaaaattaaaaagcaactCCTTTCTATGGAGTCTGCCAGTATAAATTGTGTTGTTAGTTGTATTGTCAGTTGGAGACATGATGTCaaacgttaattttaattcaaatgttaattttaatatgattaggcaattataaataaaggaagTTATTGAAAGTTTCAGATATTTTTAAGTAAGGAAATATTAGTTTTTGGGTAAAAATTCTAATATattctgtattattttgttaacagGAAAGTGGAGAATATCCTCTCATTATGACGGGACAGACATGGAAGAAATTCCGCTCAAACTTTTGCGAGTTCATACAGACACTGGTGAAAATGTGTCAGTACTCAATTATTTATGACCAGTACCTGATGGACAACATCATCTCTCTGCTCACTGGCCTCTCAGATTCGCAAGTGAGAGCTTTCAGGCACACGGCTACACTCGctggtaaatattaaatattttgcgtTACTGATGAATGTATGTATCATCGAAATCTACATAGTGATCGTTTGGGCCGCCAGTAATGAAGCTGATGACGGCGCTGGTGGACGTGGCGCTGCTGACGAGCGTGAACTGCGACAACTGCCTGCGCCAGTACGAGGCCGAGCGGCTCAAGGCGCGGGACAAGCGCGCCAGCGAGCGCCTCGAGGTGCTGGTCGCCAAGCGCCAGGAGCTGGAGGAGAACATGGAGGAAATTAAGAACATGCTCTCCTACATGTTCAAATCCGTGTTTGTGCACCGATACAGGTATTTATTTGCTCAGATCTTATATGAATCTGATGGCGACGAGGAATATTGTCACCTAATTTGGCTTCCTGTTTGGTGCAGGGATACGCTGCCCGACATCAGAGCCATCACGATGTCAGAAATAGGCATTTGGATGGAGAAGTTCCCTGCACATTTTCTCGATGACTTGTATCTCAAATATATCGGATGGACTCTTCACGACAAAGTAAGTATACACTATCATTCAGCTTGACGGCTCAGATTTGATGCTAAAAAATTAACACTTGCCTCTCAGGTCGGCGAAGTTCGGCTGCGATGTCTGCAAGCGCTGCAGCCGCTGTACGAGTGCGAGGAGCTGAAGGGCAAGCTGGAGCTGTTCACGTCCAAGTTCAAGGACCGCATCGTGTCCATGTCGCTGGACAAGGAGACCGAGGTGGCCGTGCACGCCGTGCGGCTCGTCATCGCCATCCTCAAGTGAGTGGGGGGAGTCGCGATGCGCTCTTCGCGTGTCCGTAAGTAACGAGGGCGCGTGTCGCAGGATGCACCCCGACGTGCTGACGGACAAGGACTGCGAGAACGTGTACGAGCTGGTGTACTCGTCGTGGCGCGGcgtggcggcggcggcgggcgagTTCCTCAACGTGCGCCTGTTCCGCTGCGACgacgcgccgccgcccgcgcgctCGCGCCGCGGCAAGGCGCGCCTGCCCAACACGCCGCTCGTGCGCGACCTGGTGCAGTTCTTCATCGAGTCCGAGCTGCACGAGCACGGCGCCTACCTCGTCGACTCGCTCATCGAGTCCAACCCCATGATGAAGGACTGGGAGTGCATGACCGACCTGCTGCTGGAGGAGGCGGGCGCCGGCGAGGAGGCGCTGGACAACAGGCAGGAGTCGTCGCTGATCGAGCTGATGGTGTGCTGCGTGCGCCAGGCCAGCACCGGCGAGCCGCCCGTGGGCCGCGGCGCCTCGCGCAAGCACCACCACATGCTGTCCAAGGAGCAGGCCAAGGTACCGCCCCTCGCTTGCGATGCGAGCGACGGCCGCGCTTCCGATCCACATGCTCATAACACGACCGCGTCCCGCAGATGGTGAGTGACGACCGCGCCAAGATGACGACGCACTTCATGGTGACGCTGCCGGCGCTGCTGGACAAGTTCGGCGCCGACCCGGAGAAGCTCACCAACCTCGTGGCCATCCCGCAGTACTTCGACCTGGAGCTGTACACCACGCAGCGGCAGGAGGGCGTACGTATCCCCCGCGGCGCCGGCCCGCCCGCCGGCCGCCGCTGACCGCTCGCCGTCGCCCGCAGAACCTGACGCTGCTGCTGAACAAGATCCGCGAGATCGTGAAGGTGCAGACGGAGGCCGAGGTGCTGGAGACGTGCGGGCGCACGCTGGAGGTGCTGTGCGGCGAGCAGCACGCCGTGTACACGCGCTGCAACGTGGCGCGCGCCACCGTCACCGACATGTGCGTCAACCGCTACAAGGAGGCCATCGACGACTACCGCAGCCTCGTCGAGGGCGGCGAGACGCCCGACGCCGACGAGGTGTTCAACGTCATCAACTCGCTGCGCAAGGTGTCCATCATGTACATGTGCCACAACCTCAACGACACCAACATCTGGGACTCGCTGTTCGAGGACCTGCCCAAGTGCGTGGAGGGCGGCGAGGCGGGCATGCCGGCGCAGGCGCTGGTGTACGTGGTGCGCGCCTGCTTCTACTCCGTGCTGTGGTCGCTGCACGAGCTGGAGGAGCGCGGCGAGGGCGGGCCGCTGCGCGAGCGCCTGCGCGCCTACTGCGAGCTGTGCCGCGCCGTGGCGGCGCGCGGCCGCTCGCCCGAGCTGCGCGAGGAGGCCTACACCAGCCTGTGCGACCTGCTCATCTTCTTCGCCGAGGCGCCGGCCGCGCGCCGCCCCGCGCTGGAGGCCGACGCCGCGCTGTGCGACCTGCTCAACGACTTCGTGCAGGAGTTCGTCTTCGTGCACCACAACTACGGTACCGCGCCGTCCCGTCCTCGGGTGTCTACTGACTGACCACTCTTGATGCAAAACTTACGATGTACACAAATTCACGTAGACACGTAGCATCGACCGAGCTCGCTTGTCCCGTGTATCTCGCGGCGATTACCTGCCTACTGCGGCAGGTAATTGAAAAGTAATCATTGCGACCGGTGTCTACGTTTATTTGTGGTTTGACAAGTATGGCGTTCCGGATGATATTTTTGGTAAACATCTGCCGCGATCGGTACGAGAGATTACTTGAGGCCGAAATGTATAGTTCTCTCCCTCTATGCAGAATAGCTTGTCGCACACGAACTCTACACTGACACCACAGAACACGGACGCATACAACACTATTCGGCTCGCGTGCACCCACACACCCACACCGCACACACGCgacgcacgcacacacatatacacagaCACGCACACAGGCACGCACACTCGGGCACAGACTACGCTCCCTGCCCGCCAGGGTTATCGTGCGAAACGTTCCTAGCCGTCGTCTCGAACGCCATACTGCGCA
This region includes:
- the LOC124536272 gene encoding ras-related protein Rab-10, which produces MAKKTYDLLFKLLLIGDSGVGKTCILFRFSDNHFTTTFISTIGIDFKIKTVELRGKKIKLQIWDTAGQERFHTITTSYYRGAMGIMLVYDITNEKTFDDIVKWLRNIDEHANEDVEKMILGNKCDMEEKRVVSKERGEAIAHEHGIRFMETSAKSNINIDRAFSELAEAILDKSAGREADADHARIAVERRPSRAPPARACCS
- the LOC124536096 gene encoding cohesin subunit SA-1, with protein sequence MHRRGGKRIRMDDPPPEYVNPMTPATPMTDYGGQSVHEPETPNVNYSGFNVGAVANSTIAEAPREESEDHTEEETRSPSPAPTKRITRSRGRGGDGGYVGRLAESPPPPPLRRRGRGGRGRGRGRGAAPPPAYSPPPVLLPGDDENSLYNILRFNKTAINQVVDMWIEEYKSNRESALVQLMQFFINSSGCRGKVTPDMAQMDHTLIIKKMTQEFDEESGEYPLIMTGQTWKKFRSNFCEFIQTLVKMCQYSIIYDQYLMDNIISLLTGLSDSQVRAFRHTATLAVMKLMTALVDVALLTSVNCDNCLRQYEAERLKARDKRASERLEVLVAKRQELEENMEEIKNMLSYMFKSVFVHRYRDTLPDIRAITMSEIGIWMEKFPAHFLDDLYLKYIGWTLHDKVGEVRLRCLQALQPLYECEELKGKLELFTSKFKDRIVSMSLDKETEVAVHAVRLVIAILKMHPDVLTDKDCENVYELVYSSWRGVAAAAGEFLNVRLFRCDDAPPPARSRRGKARLPNTPLVRDLVQFFIESELHEHGAYLVDSLIESNPMMKDWECMTDLLLEEAGAGEEALDNRQESSLIELMVCCVRQASTGEPPVGRGASRKHHHMLSKEQAKMVSDDRAKMTTHFMVTLPALLDKFGADPEKLTNLVAIPQYFDLELYTTQRQEGNLTLLLNKIREIVKVQTEAEVLETCGRTLEVLCGEQHAVYTRCNVARATVTDMCVNRYKEAIDDYRSLVEGGETPDADEVFNVINSLRKVSIMYMCHNLNDTNIWDSLFEDLPKCVEGGEAGMPAQALVYVVRACFYSVLWSLHELEERGEGGPLRERLRAYCELCRAVAARGRSPELREEAYTSLCDLLIFFAEAPAARRPALEADAALCDLLNDFVQEFVFVHHNYDGQDERRIEELHKRRNFLAAYCKLIVYNVAPIRRAADVFKHYIKCYNDYGDIIKATLSKAREINKLSCALTMELAMQALYSELVQRHPSPHRQLPEFLELKELAKRFSVMFGLDAVKNREALTALHRAGVAFAALDPPRHLLFLEPLAEFSGKLLRQDKRAVLKFAESRFSTMQWGEEWAPLLAYRNSLLTDAPDERPPPARRHYTRRHRGQNEEEEGDDNADSDAEPV